The nucleotide window CACTTTTACAAAGAACAACTAGGCAGAAGATCAGCCAGAAATTAGGAGATTGAAACAACTCTATGAATGAGTTATAGCTAAGGGACAACTATAGAATActcaacagcagaatacacattcttatcaATAGGACGTGGAATATTCTGCAGGGTGGACCTTATATTGGCCATAACATGAGCCTCAGTAAACTTAAAAGGTTTTGATTAAACTCTGTTCTCTGAACAATATAATGCCAGTACACATGTTAAGAAAATGAGATTGAAGGGAGTGTAAATATTCACATCCCTTCATGGGGAAGGGGTGTAAAATGATGCCAAGTTGTATGATAAAGGCAAATTGCAGAACAGTCTGTAatgaaaatctcatttttgaggcaaaatgaaaacacaatgaaagTGATAGAAACTTGGCATCATTTGTGTACACATAGTTGTCCTCTATACCTGTCTCTAAGTTTGGTGGAACTCTCTGGGCACTCAAAAAGGCTGCGTACATATAGTGGCTCTGAAGTTGACTGATGGTGGTTTTAATACCACGTGGAAGTGTATGGTGCAGCTTTGCCTTTGACAgttatcgtgtgtgtgtgtgtgtgtgtgtgtgtgtgtgtgtgtgttgtgtccGTGTGTGtctatacacatatgtgtgtatacatacatacacatgtatttatatatataaatttgtatatatgtatgtatccctatatttgtatatatgtgtgtgtgtagatagtgaaaaattagagaatagtattcattattttttctctgttacCAACAGCTACCACTTTGCACGGTATGATTGTAATAGGTGCTTCAAAATCTTTTTCTGCTATTTCCAATACTTGTGTCATCTTCGTGTGTGCCCCTGTTGCTTGCATTTCCCCCTGGAGTTCATGGACATTTCCCTGGTTTTTCATTTACTAATTAATTTTAAGTGTATCTGGACATGTTAGTATTCTGTTTTTAGAGACTGTATCATGAAATCTCACCGAGAATGtttatgtgtttcctttttgCTTAGTTTAGCTTTGTTTTAGGTTCAGGCCACAAATTCGTATCTAagttttgttggcttttttttcgAGTCTCAGGTCACATTTCAAAGCCTTTGTGCTGTTTTTCATATCTGGATTAAAAATGTGCCAACCAGTGAGGAATGTGGGATAATGACAGTGGTCTCCTTATGTGATCAGTACTCACATCATTTAATATTACTTTTAGATTCAGATACATGCATATGTATCAGATCAGATATGCACAGTTTTATGCATAGAGCCCAGATCTTTATGCACAATTTTATGTGGTCATTTTCATGAGCTCCATCATCTCAGCAAACTCATGGGTGAATTCTAGTGCTTCAGGATACCTATTACTGACTTTTGGCTAAAGTATTGCAGTTTAATTTCTCTCCTCTGAAAGTTCTCTGATGGGTTTCACTCCAAAGCTCAATAGCAAAAGTATAGAActagaatgaataagaaaaactaCAACAGcaccaatggaaaagaaaaaggatgtttCTGCGGGAGCTTTGTCTGTCCATACCTGATATTTTAGTGTTCTAAGGCTGCCATCACAAAATGCCCCAGAGTGGATGGCTTAAAGAACATAAACATATTTTCCGACAGTTCTGGAGGATAGAAGTCTGGGATCAAGTTGTCAGcaggtttgttttcttctgaggaCTCTCTCCTTGGTTGTAGATGGCCACATCCTTCCTGTGTCCTTAGGCAATCTTTCCTCTGTATGTACACATTTCTGGTGTGTCTTTGTATGTCCAAATCATCTCCTCTTTTCTAGGATACCAGTCAGTCCGGGTTAGGACCCTTCCGACgggtatgatctcatttaactctaattaccttttcaaaaaaaaaaataataattacctttTCAAAGGTCCTGTCACCAAATACAGTCAAGCTTTGAGATAATGGGGCCTAGGaattcaacatttgaatttgagAGTGTAAATAAATCAGTCCATTAGGGGTAAACCTCCATGATCTTTGATTTGGCAATGGAGTCTTAGATAGGACAATAaaagcacaaggaaaaaaaaaaaggaaaaacagataaacTGGACTTTGCCAAGCTAAAAACGTCTTTGTGTCAAAGGATATtaagaagaaagcagaaacaaCCTATAGTATGGGATAAAAATTTTGTGGTAAGCACATACCTAATAAGGGTCTAGTATCCACAATGCATAGAAAACAACCCAGCAACAGGTaaacaatccagtttaaaaaatggacataggaggaggcctgggtgactccgttggttaagcatctccctttggctcagatcatgatcccagggtcctggggctagccccacatggggctctctcttcagcggggagcctgcttctccctcccccactccccctacTACTGCGCTCTCTCCTtttgagtgtgtgtctgtgtgtaaaaACGATACACATATACGCAATAAGGACAGGAAAATCAGCTCGCCGTCTTTAGTCATTAGGGAGATCAAACAGAAACACCATGTGATGCCACAGCCTACTCACAATGGTGGtgtaattgaattatttttaaatgaaaaataaaacatattgagcagaatgtggagaaattaggaTCCTTGTGCATTACTGGTGGGTATCTAAAATCAATGCTGtcactgtggaaaagagtttggcagttctttaaatagttaaatgcagaattaccatatgattgcCTCAGTAATTCTACTCTTAGGTGTATACTACACCCCCCCCCAATTAAAAGCGTTTTCTCAAACGAAAAGTTGTACACAGATGTTCATTAACAGTCCTATTCACCATTACCAAAAGGTGGAAACGTCCCAattgtccatcaactgatggatggaCAAACAAAAGTGATACATCCATACGGTGGAGTATCATGCAgccataaagaggaatgaagtactgatacatgcaacacaGTGGATAAACCTCAAAACCATTATGCTAATGAGAGTCCAGAcccaaaaggtcacatattgtatgatttcatttgtatcaAATATAGGTGATATAGAATAAATGTAGACTAAGTAAACtcctagagaaagagagcagataAGTGGTTTCCAGAACctggaggcagggatggggaaaTTCGGGAAAATTAactaatgggtatggggtttccttttggggtgatggtgTATTTTGGGACTAGACAGAGGGGATACCTGGAgagcattgtgaatgtactaaacaCCACTGAAATGTACCCTCAAAACAGTGAATTTTATcacaataatagcaataataataataataatagtaagcaGAATAAAGGTGCTGATTGGCTTTACACTTATTATAAATAGACCATGAAATAACTTCAATATCTGCTAAAATGCCTCATTTAGGAAACCTTTATGTTCTTAATAGTAGGGCTCAAATTATAGAAATACTTGGGAATCCCACTAAATTTtacaaagaagattttttttacaaagattgcATCTCCCCTGCAATCTTAGGGGAGATAATGATtataaaagagagaacagagaggttCACCTTGCCTTGCACATTGGAAGTATTGCCTTGCCTTGATTCCCCATGATCATGGCACCCACTGTCCTAAAGAATTCTACAGTGGACATGGGCACTCTGACACAATGATTCATAAAGTTTAAGTCTTTGCCACTTATAAATCGGCTTGACAAAATGGGACCCCAACGGACTGTCCCCATGGAAAACGTTGATTATGagctaaggaaaaataaataggggaCTATAAGGATTGAAATCCATTGTCTAATTCTATGTAGAGAAGAACGACTTTCCCCACTGCTTCTCCATTTCGGTTGCTCTTTaacaaggaaagaatgaatgatgCCTCAGGGTGCACTACCACAGCCTTGGTACCTCAGGGCCTGGTGTCACACATTAAGGCCTCCATCCCCAATGTTATTGAAATTATGGACTCCATCCCATCAGCAACTGGTAAAGGCTTTGCTGTTATAAATTTGGCTAATGTGTGCTGTTCAGTACCTATATACCAAAGGGTCTCAGTTGCAGTATGCCTTCACTTCTGAAAGGACACAATGCACATTTACCTGGCTACACGGGGGTACCTCGACAGCCCTGCCATCGTACACAGTCTTTGCAGGCAAGGTTTTAACTGCATTCACGTTTGTCTAGGATCATCAGTATGACATTACATGGATGACCTCTTCCTCTGAGGATAGGCATTTGAAACCCTCAGGACATGCAAATACCCACAAAGGGGCTTATAAAAAAGTAGATGGGCCCTTGTCTCACAGATGGGGCAAGACCACGCCACCTTGGTTAAACTCCTGTAAATTATTCCTAAACCAAGGGCTGCTTCCTCACTGACACTGTCAAGAAGCAAATGTTGACCCTCTTGGCACCCACAATGGTAGAACAAACCCAGAATCTTTTGGACCTTTCTGGGTCCAATGGGAAGCTCCTCATTTGCCAGTGTTAGGTGAGCCTATCAATGTGGTTACTTAAAAATTGGCCTGCCTTGAAAGGGCTCCCTACAACAGAAAGCTCTAGAATCTGTCCAAATTATAAAACAGCAGGCACTCCTGTTAGGGCCTATCAGAGAGTCCTTCAGCATACATGCTTTAGCGACCTCCTCTGATCCCTCTTGGGATCTCAGGACCTCCTGTGATGCCTGTAAATTGCTCGTGGGACTCTGATGTAAGAAACAGCCCTCCTCGACCCCATGATATAAGACATGAGAACAGCAGTTGCTGGCTGCCTACTGAACTGTCCTGGATTTGGAAGTTCTCATGGGCCCCAGGCCTGTGACACTCAGTAGCCAGTTGCCCATTAGGCCTTGGCTTATGGTAGCAGCACCCCTGCAAGTTTATCAAACCCACCAGGACAAGGCCTCCTTGTTGCAGATGGAAGCAAACCTGGTCCATCAGGTATATCCCACTTGCAGGGGGGGGCTTGGCCTTCCCCGTTGTCACTCTTTACCGGATGCTACTGTATTGGAGGAGGTAATCCCTCTCTCAAACACCTTGGCTACCACAAGATCCACTTGGCATCACCTGAGTGAAGAGCAATGGGTGTTCCTCCACTCTACAACTGGAATTGTCACCACCACTCTGGTAACCTGTGTTGGAGCTCTCAGCCCCTAACCAGGACATCTCTAATACAAGATGGGACCCAAGAGTAAACACAACTGACTGAACTTCAGGTAGTTACCTTAGCACCGGATGTGCTGGACAATAGCCCAATCTGCACATTTTTACAGACTATCAGGTCACTGGCATTGGTCTGGCTGTCTGGTAGGGCCAGCAGCAGCAACGACAGTTCTTTGTTCAAGACCGTCCTCCTTGGGGTAAAGAACTCTGGAAATCTCCTGCCCCGCAGATTCCCAAAATATAAATCAAGATGACACATAACTCTGCATATACGGAAGCCATGACCAAAGGCCTCTCACCTGACACTCCTTATCTGCTTTGGAGTTCTAGATATTATTGGTAGTTGCTAAAGCATTCATTTCACTTTTCAGGACACACAATGCTGAGCCCATGAACAGGCACTCAAGGGACAGTTTGCTTCCCTATCTGGCCTCAGGTTGCAGGATTCCTAGAGAGCCACGATGGCCTACTTCCATGGTTTCAAATTCAGTGAAATTGAAGTGGCCCATTCTGGTCTTCGGTCATACATCAGGGATGAATTGTAACAAAGTGTCTGATTTCCTCCTTTGGTGTTTGCTGAGACTTTTAAACCTCAGCCCTTCCTCAACCCCAGTGCCCCACATCTGGGCGAGCTTGTAAAAACACCCATGTGTTCTCTCCCTTGGTGCCGCTGGACAGGTGGAGTTCAAACTACATGAGCCCCAGACAGCACATGGAAACTCTCCTGTTTCCCCCATCCACTAACCGCAACCAAATGCCCAATCCAGTCTCTCCTTTCCTGTCTCTCTCAAGCCTGTTTTTGGAGATGCTTGGGAAGCCGGCCCTGCTCTCCTGACCTCCCCGTCAAAAGCCTCATTATGTAAGCAAGTGATAGGCTTTTCATAGTCTCTTAGCGGTAAGCGTGGTGCCACTAGTCTTGAAATTTGAACCGAATTTTGCGTAGGGGTTCATACTGTCTCAGAGTAGCTGCAACAGCTCTTCTCACGATTATTTTAGTAGCACACTTGTGGAAGGTGTGTTTCCCATCCTTGAAGCTTTGGTGTTTGTCAGATCCAAAGAGAGTGTGAATCCAGTAAGGACATAGTTCATGTTCTATTGAACTTGAAGTGACAACTAGCACCAGTCTTGCTTCTGTGCCCAGTGATGACAGCAAAATGGAATTAGCCAAAAACCGTTGATTTCTTCTTGGTTTGCAGAATCTTTACACATGAGGTCTTGGTTCAGTGGCACTGAATACAACCAAAAGTCTTGGACACTCTTGACTCAGAAATTGTTCACGGAAGCCTGTCCTTTCAATATCAGCATGCTGtgttagtctgcttgggctgccagaacaaaatgccatagattgggtggcttacaaaacagacatttatttcccatGGTTCTGGAGCCTGCCAAGTCCAAGGTCAGGGGCGGGGGGCTGGCTAACTGATCAGGTTCTTAGTGAGAGCCCTCATCTTGGCCTGCAGACAGGTGTCTTCTTTATGTGTCTTCACAGAAGGGGATGGGGGTAAGGTTGGAGTGGGCAGATGGAGAGCAAGCTGTCCAATTTCCTCtgataaaggcactaatcccaatACGTGGAACTCACCCTCATGGCCTCATCAAAGCCTAATTACCTACCAAAGaacccatctccaaataccatcacactgtgGGGAAGGGCTTCAATGTATGGATTTGGCACCCCATTCAGTCCATAGTATGTGCTTAGCCCAgtcctttcttttaaagaagtagGCATctctctttattcattctttggaTGCTTGAAGTGAATTGAGGAACATTCATGAATCACCTTCCACCTCCTCGTTTAAAACTCCTCCTATGCCCTGATCCCACTGCATCCATTTCAACCTTGTATGTTCTTTCCTAAGGAGCTTGAATACATTAAAACACGCAAATTAGCCTTCTCTCTTATGGGAAGTCTTTTACCATTGCTGATACTTGATGTGCACAccttggtgtttttgtttttttccttaagtaactGTGTCTCTACTGGCATGAGGCACTCTGAGCTAGAAACTGGGGAAGAAAACACAGTTTGCATAGCCCAGGGTGCCACCATACAGGGACACTATAGTGTTCACAGAATTAAAAGCAAGGGACTTGTGTGTGATTAAAGGTAACCCAGGATACTAAAGGCTTGAGGGAGGCAGAAGGCTTTTATCTCTCATTGGACAACAGGCACGTCAATCGTCGCCTCTCAACAAATGAGCTTAGAGCTCATGGTGGAGGAGGAAGTGGCCCTTTGTTGACCCTTCCATGTTCCACCTCCTGTCACCAGGCCAACAGAATCTTTCCCACCTTTGTCCACTGCCACCTCAGGCACAGTCTTGGGCGGCAGCTCCTTGGGGTGCCCCTCTGTGCCTGCTGTGACAGGGCTTCCACAGGCACCTTCATGGATGGACTGTTGGGCCCTCTGAAGCCATCCTCTCTACCGCCCCCACCGCCTCCTGACAGGTGCTGCTGCCAAAAGCCTCCCCTTGGGGTAGTCACTTCAGCGGGCGCCATCTTTGCTGCAGTTGTCACTGTGGCCTGATCACAGCTCCAGTTCAGGCACAGACTGCCGAgtccctctttctatgtctgcCACCGAGGATCCAAGTCTGATGCCAGGTGGCCAGGACCCCAGACCCCTCGGGGTCCTGGTGTCACCTTCAGAAGGGGTGGATAGAGTCGCGGAGGGCGACTTCCCAGCTTCTGAAGGGCTTTCCAGCACCCTTCCTGAGAAGGAGGGTGGGCGGGACGCTGCCCAGGCTGCAGAACAGAGCTGGGATGTAGAGCTGCTAGAAGAGGAGGATGAGGGAGATGAggacaaggaagaggaggaagaagaataggaagaggaggaagaggagtttGATTTCGAGTTCGGGGACCAGGAAGACGATGAGTACCAGTCGCCAGATTTTGAGTATGAGTTTGGGAACCAGGAGTAGTCTGAGTCAGAAGAGGGGGAGGCCAACAGGgaagagaatgaggaggaggaagaaactgaagaggatGAAGACAACGTCCAAGCCCAAGAGCCCGAAGAAGTCGCAGTGGCTCCTCCTGAGGCCCCATGGCGTGGTTCCAGACCCTCTTCGGGTCTCTGGTCCACTCTCTTCTACACCGTATCCATGATAATGACCGTGTCCTGGTCCAGCCCCACACAGGCTGCATGGTGGTCAGGCGCCCCTCCCCGGAGCCCCAGGACCGTGGAGAGGGACCTGCACCTCCAGAGGCAGAAGAACCAAGAAGAGGACCAGCAGTCCTGGATTAGGAGCACCCGAGACAGGAAGAAGAAGTCTGGATGGGTGAGTACCAGGCAGAGGGCACCCCGCCCTGGGGGCGGCAGGCACCAACAGAGGGCCCTGCATCCCAAAAGGCAGAGGAACCTGCAGCAGAGGCCCGGGGCAATGCCTCCAAGTCCTGGGAGGATGGGGCCTGCGTACCCTTCAAGTTCCAAGATGGTGAGTGGCGGCCAAGTCCTCAGGCCCTTGAAGCCCCCACTGGGGCACCCAGCTCAAAGGCAGGTGGTACTCAGCACTTGCCTTTAGCCATTGAGTCAAAGCTCTCAGAAACCTTCAGGCCCAGTATGCCCAAGTAGAAGCTCAATTCTACAGAGATTCTCACGATCTAGAGAAAAAGTATGCTGCCTTCTACCAACCTCTGTTTGATAAGAGATCTGAGATCATCAATGCAATCCACGAGCCCACAGAAGGTGAATGTCAGTGGCAAGTAGGTGTTCAGGAAGGTGCGTGTGGAGATATGGAAAGAGAGCCTGTGGAGAGAAGGGCACACAAATGGCATACCTCACTTTTGGTTGACAGCTTTTAAAATTGTGAAGATCCTCAACAGGATGATCCAAAAAAATGATGAGCTTGTACTAGAGCACTTGGaagatgtaaaaattaaaatttcagggTTCGAGGAACCAATGAGATTCACCATAGAATTCATCTTCAAGTCAAACGAATACTTTTGCATCAAAGTCCTGACAAAAACCTACCACATGCAATCGGAACCAGATGATTCTGATCCCTTCTTCTCCAAAGGGCCAGAAATTATCAGCAGCACAGGGTGCAAGATTTACTGGAAAGAGGGGAAAGATGTCACTGTGAAAACCAGCAAGCTGCAGAGAGGTAAGGGCCGCAGAAGTTTTGCATCCACCACCAGGACGATGCCTGGCTATTCTTTCTTCACCTACTTCTATCCTCCTCATTCTCCTGAGGGCAGAGAGATGGATGTCACCACCGATTATAAATTGGGCTATTTTTTCCGTGAAGTTCTGGTCCCGAAGTCCTTGTTATTCTTCACTAATGAAGCGAGAGATTGTAACTACGAAAGTGCTGATTATGATGCCCGAGAAGCTGGAGgtgaggaaaagaaagtagaagtGATCAGAAATGAAGAGTTTGACAAAGGACCTGGAAAAGATCTGGACCCAGAAGAGAGCAGTTGCTAAGAACCCAGGTATGTGTGTGTAGTTTTGTGTATCACCCAACCATGCCTGACATACATCAGTTATGCTGCTAAACCTTCTCAGTGATGTAAATTACAAGATCTGTGTCTAAAAGGTAGTTCGATGAGCCAGTGTAATGTTAATGATGTATATTGGTATAGAATGCAGCATATTCTGAAATGTACTTCATTCACAGCTACAAGTCCTTCCAGTTACAGCTGTAAGTCTTCTACAGGTGGGAAATGCGTCAGCCCTGGTAGCAGAGACCAATGTTTCTTTAGAACATGGTTATCAGAACAGGTGGCTAAAGCAGTCTGAATGAACACTAGCTGGGCCTTCATCATTTAGCCACAGAAATATGGTCTCTTATACCAAGTAAGAGAGAATTGCTTTGAGAAAGTGAGTACTTACACAGGTATCATAAGAATTGTATGTAGGACCACCTTAAATGAGTGATGCCTAACCATTTGTTCACTTGTAAGTTTTTATATATCAGGGGGAcggtgaaaagaaaaaacaatagtcCTGTCAGGATTATTGTTTATCACTGGATTGTAATTAATTTGATGTATATCCAAcatatcttttcctctttttcttttttttaatttattttttattggtgttcaatttactaacatacagaataatccccagtgcccgtcacccattcactcccaccccccgccctcctccccttccaacacccctagttcgtttcccagagttagcagtctttacgttctgtctccctttctgatatttcccacacatttcttctcccttcccttatattccctttcactattatttatattccccaaatgaatgagaacatataacgtttgtccttctccgactgacttacttcactcagcataataccctccagttccatccacgttgaagcaaatggtgggtatttgtcatttctaatggctgagtaatattccattgtatacataaaccacatcttctttatccattcatctttcgttggacaccgaggctccttccacagtttggctatcgtggccattgctgctattaacatcggggtgcaggtgtcccggcgtttcattgcatttgtatctttggggtaaatccccaaatcccctttttctttcttttcttttttcttttgttctctcattcagTTTTGCGAAAATGGAAATAGAGGCCCTTTTAGGTTAAAAATGTGAGTGATAGAGTATAGTTTTTGACGTTTAAAAGACTTATTAAATGAGTCTCTAAAACAAACGAATCCAAGTAGGTTTTTTTGCTGTTTGACAAGTGGAAAAGAGGTTGGTATCATCATATCATGGATATGATTAAAGACATATCCAAAGGTGTATGTTACAGGAGGATAACTGTTGATTGCTCCTGTTAATACAATATAGGATTGACAATTTTCTTACATTTAGAAAATCATTATTGCCTGTTATTGTTTTACAATTGTTAATTGTCTCTTATTTCATTCTACAGTTTTAAGACCTACATAGAAGGACACCATGGAGGAAGAAACAATGAATTTGTTCTGCCCAGTttttgattttctgcttttcgaatgcctgtttttttttgcagatttcttCACAGAAAACCCAATATCTAGCAACACCTGACTTTTACCTCCCCAGATAAATTTGTCAGCATTtgttcaagttaaaaataaagttttcttgaataatttgcagtatttttagatatattaacAGACACAAActtatctttgtatatttttgttttggccCACCTTACTGTAATTTAAAGGGATCACTTTCtaccatgttttatgtttttttattacagtctcaaattaattataatatcaagttataaataatttatgtaaagagaaagaggaatccGGTCTATCCTTGACTGCATTTTATTGAATGTAACCTATGTATAACATAGTTTATATGGAGACCAGATGCTgctccttaaattccacatctaaGTGGAGTCatatagtttttgtctttctctgactgacttattttgcttagtttatactctttagctccatctgtgttgttgcaagtggcaagacttcattcttttatggctaactaatattccattgtatatatacatcatgtatttatccattcatctgttgatagataGTTGGCCTGcatccataatttggttattgcaaataatgccacaataaacagaaatgcatatatcctttctaattagtattttcatattctttgggtaaatactcagtactgtgattactggatcatatggtagctctatttttatgtttttgaggaatctctatactacTTCCACGgtgtctgcaccagtttgcatttccaccaatagtaaacaaggattcctttttctccacatcttcgccaacactcgtttcttgtgttttttatttcagccactctgatagatgtgaggtgatatttcattgtggttttgatgatgatgggtgatgttcagcatcttttcatgtgtctgttggccattagAATGTCCTCtccagagaaatgtctgttcatgtcttctacccatttttaaattggattatttgtttttttcggTGCTGacttgtatcagttctttatagattttggataccaaccctttatcagatatgtcatttgcaaatgtctgctcccattctttaggttttctttttgttttgttgtttcctttgcagctcagaagctttcatttttttttaaatgtagtcccaatagtttgttttgcttttattttccttgcttcaggagacatatctagaaggatGTTGCTATATGCCAATGTTAAGAGACATTATCAcctgttctagaatttttatggatTCAGGACTCATATTTCAGTCCTTAAtacactttgagtttatttttgtgtatggtgtaagaaagtgatccagttttatTCGTTTGGATGTAGCTGCCTACATTTCCcgacacaatttgttgaaaagactgtccttttcatATTGCatattcctgcctcctttgtcaaaaattaactgaccatatagttgtgtgtttatttctgtattttctgttctgttctattgatctatgtgtctatttttatgccagtaccatactgtttagAATattgcagctttgtaatataacttgaagccagttttgttctactttttcaaaattgctttggctattcagggtcttggtacttccatacaaatgttaggattgttGATTCTATTCCTGTGATCAATGCTGATGGTGTTtttataaggattgcattaaatctgtagattgctttgggcagtatgggCATCAtaacaatacttgttcttctgatccatgagcatggaatatctttccattagtttgtgtcatcttcagtttccttcatcagtgctttatagttttctgagtataggtctttcaactctttggttaagtttattcctaggtattttattaatttcagtacagttataaatgggattacTTTCTGCTCCttaattattagtgtatagaaatgtaacatatttctgtatattcattttatattctgtaaccttcctgaattcatttttcagttctagtagtttcttAGTGGAGTTTTTAGGgatttctatatatagtatcatgtcatctgtaaatagtgaaaactttacttcttccttaccaatttggatgcctttttcttttttttaatttttttactggagttcagtttgccaacatataccaaaacacccagtgctcatcccgccaagtgccccccttagtgcccatcacccagtcaccccaaccccccgcccatctccccttccactaccccttgtttgtttcccagagttaggtgtctcacatgttttgtcaccctccgtgatattttcacttattttctctccattccctttattccctttcattaatttttatattccccaaatgaatgagaccatataatgtttgtccttttctgaatgacttatttcactcagcataataccctccagttccatccacctcggagcaaatggtgggtatttgtcttttctaatgactgagtaatattccattgtatacatatatcacatctttatccattcatctttcgatggacaccggggctccttccacagtttggctattgtggcgattgctgctataaacattggg belongs to Canis lupus familiaris isolate Mischka breed German Shepherd chromosome X, alternate assembly UU_Cfam_GSD_1.0, whole genome shotgun sequence and includes:
- the LOC492050 gene encoding nucleosome assembly protein 1-like 1, with the translated sequence MIQKNDELVLEHLEDVKIKISGFEEPMRFTIEFIFKSNEYFCIKVLTKTYHMQSEPDDSDPFFSKGPEIISSTGCKIYWKEGKDVTVKTSKLQRGKGRRSFASTTRTMPGYSFFTYFYPPHSPEGREMDVTTDYKLGYFFREVLVPKSLLFFTNEARDCNYESADYDAREAGGEEKKVEVIRNEEFDKGPGKDLDPEESSC